From Mucilaginibacter rubeus, a single genomic window includes:
- a CDS encoding histidine kinase, with amino-acid sequence MVHVFIWLIYISYELGFVAITSRIHITPAPLLIYYGLNISLFYFNAHVLLSFAFLKTRRRYLNSACLIILELAVYLAIKYVLDNLLTGYFTLRSGHLPVSHLYIYENLYRGASFTGLSIAYFSTRYLARFREKAYQEETGRLRAITRNLELENQIFSVENAYLQNQISPHLLFNSLSFIHSAVYKLSDAAGKGIMRLAELMRYSLVSANGTGTIPLPREIEQMENLIALCAMRFPRRILRPGP; translated from the coding sequence CTTTGTGGCGATAACGAGTCGTATCCATATCACCCCCGCACCGCTGCTGATCTACTATGGCCTTAACATATCCCTGTTTTATTTCAATGCGCACGTACTGCTCAGCTTTGCGTTTTTAAAGACACGGAGACGATATTTAAATTCAGCCTGCCTGATCATATTGGAACTGGCGGTATACCTGGCCATCAAATATGTACTGGATAACCTGCTGACGGGCTACTTTACTTTAAGGTCGGGACACCTGCCTGTATCACATCTCTATATTTATGAAAATCTGTATCGTGGCGCAAGTTTTACAGGTCTGAGCATCGCTTACTTCTCGACCCGTTACTTGGCCCGGTTCCGCGAAAAAGCCTACCAGGAAGAAACCGGGAGGCTCAGGGCGATTACGCGGAACCTGGAATTGGAAAATCAGATTTTTTCCGTCGAAAACGCCTACCTCCAGAATCAGATCAGTCCTCACCTGCTGTTCAATTCCCTGAGCTTTATTCATAGTGCCGTATACAAACTTTCTGACGCGGCCGGCAAAGGCATCATGCGCCTGGCCGAGCTCATGCGGTATTCACTGGTCAGCGCCAACGGTACCGGAACAATACCGCTGCCCAGGGAAATCGAACAGATGGAAAACCTGATCGCCCTTTGTGCGATGAGGTTCCCCCGGAGAATTCTTCGTCCGGGTCCATAA
- a CDS encoding LytR/AlgR family response regulator transcription factor, with protein MNLTCYIVDDESGAIDLLTEYIARMPGLELTGATQDPMTALDQLTGEHAPDITFIDIDMRLLSGLELAGMVNLYTMVVFTTAFPQYALQAFSKEAFDYILKPISYDRFADCVHRAKRKIARRSKVYPAGIQDFFNIKSEIKGRMVRIQMDEVVYIEGAGNYITIHTRDTKHMTYLTIKEIIPHLPSYFARIHRSFIVNINYIRITERARVRLENGRVLVMGNNYKESFLEMMDARLIKTGRAS; from the coding sequence ATGAACCTGACATGCTACATCGTAGACGACGAATCCGGAGCCATTGATCTGCTGACAGAATATATTGCGCGCATGCCCGGATTGGAACTGACCGGGGCTACCCAGGATCCCATGACCGCGTTGGACCAGCTCACCGGGGAACATGCGCCTGACATCACGTTTATCGACATCGACATGAGATTGCTTTCGGGGCTTGAACTGGCAGGTATGGTCAATCTCTACACTATGGTCGTTTTCACCACCGCGTTTCCCCAGTATGCCTTGCAGGCATTTTCGAAAGAAGCGTTTGATTACATACTTAAACCGATAAGTTACGACCGTTTCGCGGACTGTGTTCATCGCGCCAAACGCAAGATAGCCAGGCGTTCTAAAGTTTACCCTGCAGGAATTCAGGATTTCTTTAATATCAAAAGTGAGATCAAGGGCAGGATGGTGAGAATTCAAATGGATGAGGTAGTCTACATCGAAGGGGCCGGGAATTATATTACGATCCATACCCGTGATACCAAACATATGACCTACCTCACGATTAAAGAGATCATACCTCATCTGCCGTCATATTTCGCCAGGATACACCGCTCATTTATCGTTAATATCAATTACATCAGAATAACGGAAAGAGCGCGGGTCAGACTGGAAAATGGCCGGGTATTGGTCATGGGGAATAATTACAAGGAATCTTTCCTGGAAATGATGGATGCCAGACTGATCAAGACCGGCCGGGCATCCTGA